A region of Ramlibacter agri DNA encodes the following proteins:
- a CDS encoding ATP-binding protein — MNEVTLDNCANEPIHIPGAVQPHGCLLALREGRLDCWSANLGLLLAATPGAGLPLEACGLAPPVLAGCLELLADLRLSPDIPVSLQLPWNGTVLEMVAHSHGGREFVEFEPRVAAGSSIALHSRAYERVKRARTREQLLGLAVQEVRRWTGFDRVMAYVFRHDDSGDVVAEDRAPHIESFLGMRYPASDIPAQARRLYTLNTLRLIPDVEYTPVALVQRDAQPVDLSFSVLRSVSPIHVEYLRNMGIRASMSVSIVVAGKLWGLLACHHGQPLRVPYEVRQACDVLAQLVASGVQAIEGQETAARITEGTRAIGELAGDLLVAGGDPLDVLARHQQPLMAILRAEGLVLTQDSRVIATGGVTTDEAGAIAGHFATASHDVRLTDCRTDWPEPLRARIGPWVGALAICHDAATNACVIALRREQVSTVRWAGKPEKQYAEGPNGPRLTPRGSFAEWQETVRDKAVPWLDVTVRLVRQLQHELRRIAAVRHAEMESARQNLLAVLGHDLRDPLHAMAMLAGVLKAKDVEAKIGERLASTTGRMQRLVSQVLDFSRAESGQSLAAEARLVDLSALVADLVEEARIGHPGVEIRLALQDGVFVRGDPVRIAQAVGNLVSNARHYGQLGHAIEVTLQAQQAKADIAVANVAPPIPPEVAADLFAAFKRRRDSSLVNRTGLGLGLYITSRIAQEHGGTLAYSHDGRHVRFELQLPVAESLARA; from the coding sequence TTGAACGAAGTCACCCTCGACAACTGCGCGAACGAACCGATCCACATCCCCGGCGCGGTGCAGCCCCATGGCTGCCTGCTCGCGCTGCGCGAAGGGCGGCTCGACTGCTGGAGCGCGAACCTGGGCCTGCTCCTCGCCGCCACGCCCGGCGCGGGCTTGCCGCTGGAAGCCTGTGGCCTCGCGCCGCCCGTGCTGGCCGGCTGCCTCGAACTCCTGGCCGACCTGCGGCTGTCGCCGGACATCCCGGTCTCGCTGCAACTGCCCTGGAACGGCACGGTGCTGGAAATGGTGGCCCACAGCCACGGCGGGCGCGAGTTCGTGGAGTTCGAGCCGCGCGTGGCGGCCGGATCGTCCATCGCGCTGCATAGCCGCGCCTACGAGCGCGTCAAGCGCGCGCGCACGCGCGAGCAGCTGCTGGGGCTGGCCGTGCAGGAGGTGCGGCGCTGGACGGGCTTCGACCGCGTCATGGCCTACGTGTTCCGGCACGACGACAGCGGGGACGTGGTGGCGGAGGATCGCGCGCCGCACATCGAGTCCTTCCTCGGCATGCGCTATCCGGCATCGGACATCCCCGCGCAGGCGCGCCGCCTGTACACGCTGAACACGCTGCGCCTCATCCCGGACGTCGAATACACCCCGGTTGCGCTCGTCCAGCGCGATGCGCAGCCGGTGGACCTGTCGTTCTCGGTGCTGCGCAGCGTATCGCCGATCCACGTGGAATACCTGCGCAACATGGGCATCCGCGCGTCGATGAGCGTTTCCATCGTCGTCGCGGGCAAGCTGTGGGGCCTGCTCGCCTGCCACCACGGCCAGCCGCTGCGCGTCCCCTACGAGGTGCGGCAGGCCTGCGACGTCCTGGCCCAGCTGGTCGCATCCGGGGTCCAGGCCATCGAGGGCCAGGAGACCGCGGCCAGGATCACCGAAGGCACGCGGGCCATCGGCGAACTGGCGGGCGACCTGCTGGTGGCCGGCGGCGACCCCCTCGACGTGCTCGCCCGCCACCAGCAGCCGCTGATGGCCATCCTGCGCGCCGAAGGCCTGGTGCTCACGCAGGACAGCCGCGTCATCGCGACCGGCGGCGTCACGACCGACGAGGCCGGCGCCATCGCCGGCCATTTCGCCACCGCGTCCCACGACGTGCGCCTGACCGATTGCCGGACGGACTGGCCCGAGCCCTTGCGCGCGCGCATCGGCCCCTGGGTGGGCGCGCTGGCCATCTGCCATGACGCGGCCACGAACGCCTGCGTGATCGCGCTGCGGCGCGAGCAGGTGAGCACCGTGCGCTGGGCGGGCAAGCCGGAGAAACAGTACGCCGAAGGTCCGAACGGCCCACGGCTGACGCCGCGCGGCTCCTTCGCCGAATGGCAGGAGACGGTGCGCGACAAGGCGGTGCCGTGGCTCGACGTGACGGTGCGGCTGGTGCGGCAGCTGCAGCACGAGCTGCGCCGCATCGCCGCGGTGCGCCATGCCGAAATGGAGTCCGCCCGCCAGAACCTGCTGGCGGTGCTGGGCCACGACCTGCGCGATCCGCTGCACGCGATGGCGATGCTGGCCGGCGTGCTGAAGGCCAAGGACGTCGAGGCCAAGATCGGCGAGCGCCTCGCGTCCACGACCGGCCGCATGCAGCGGCTGGTGTCCCAGGTGCTGGATTTCAGCCGGGCCGAGTCGGGCCAGTCCCTCGCCGCCGAAGCCAGGCTCGTGGACCTGAGCGCGCTCGTGGCGGACCTGGTGGAGGAAGCGCGCATCGGCCACCCCGGGGTGGAGATCCGCCTGGCGCTGCAGGACGGCGTGTTCGTGCGCGGCGATCCGGTGCGCATCGCGCAGGCCGTGGGCAACCTGGTGAGCAACGCCCGCCACTACGGGCAGCTGGGCCATGCCATCGAGGTCACGCTGCAAGCGCAGCAGGCGAAGGCGGACATCGCCGTCGCGAACGTCGCCCCGCCCATTCCGCCGGAGGTCGCCGCGGACCTGTTCGCGGCCTTCAAGCGCCGGCGCGACTCCTCGCTGGTGAACCGCACCGGCCTCGGTCTCGGGCTCTACATCACCTCGCGCATCGCGCAGGAGCACGGCGGCACGCTGGCCTATAGCCACGACGGCCGCCACGTGCGGTTCGAACTGCAGCTGCCCGTGGCCGAAAGCCTGGCCCGCGCCTAG